The genome window TCTTTTGTCCCCCATTTTCTAGGTAGAAAGGCTTTGTTGTTGAGCCGAGGAAGAGACTAGGATGCTGTAGGAAAAACAAACTTCTTCAGTTCTTCGGAAAAAGTTCATTTAAGTCAATAAGCTATGAGTAAAGCAACCGTGTATTCTTGCATTCTTTGCCAAAGATAGAGACAGACTAACAAAATACATAGCTAGCTAACAGGACTACGACGACAACTTTGCGAATGTCTTCCTTGCATCTACTGCCTTGAGAGACGGCGACTGAAAATTGAAGGATCAAGAATTTATGATTCTTTTCAGAGAGCCTAGCATCGAGTAACCGAGCTATCATGCGTGCCTTAAGCGGCATTTCAAGCAGGGGATCAATGCACATTAAGAAAATACTAGATGCTGCAATTTTCTACGGAAAATGTTAGGAAAGTGGGTGCTAAACCTTTTTGGCTTTGCCATGTAAATAGGGGTCAATGAAGAGAAGAGTACTCGTGATAGATTTGTTCATACATGAAGAAAGTCATAAAAGTCAAGCATACAAAACGTACAGCCGGATTCTCAGTCAGCAAATGTTCAATCTCACATGCGACGACAGAAAACAAAAACTGGGGCCCAGGCTCGCTCGACATATTCACATGTGccccttttttctattttacaaCACCGCATTATTAACTTCTACTGATGAGCGATCAAATCCCTTAAACCATGGAATCCAGATGTTCGCGGAAAACCCCCAAAATGTCTGAAAATGTGACGATTCCAACCACACTGCCATCCTCTTCAATCACCCAAACGAAATTTACGCGATGCGCAAGTGCCTGAATCATCACAGCCACCAAAGAGCTTCCTGGATGGCAAACTATTGCCTCGGCCCTTCTCATCATCCTAGCTGAGTAACTACTAGACCTATTAAGTCTCCCCAACCGTGACAACGTCGTGGTTGAGGATGAGAACTCCTCGTCAGATGAAGATGAGGAGTTAGAGGAAATGTTAGACGAATCGATCATGAACTCATCTAACATTCCCTGGAGATCTCTCTCCTTCAACCTTGCAATCACAAGCCTCACAATGTCCTCAGGTGGACCCCCGCAATCTATATAGGCCATCAGATCACTTGCGGAGAGGGTTGTGATTGCAGCTGCCACGGACTCGTCGCAGCAAGCAAGGGTGAAGGGAGAAATCTCTCCTATCAAAAATCCGTCATCATCAACAACAGCCACTGATGTTTGATCGCTGAGGGCTTGTGCAATTGCTCCAATCGCTGATGAGGCCCGCGAGTGGTACGTTACGGCCATAAATTCGGAGCTAATAATCCCAAGTCTTTCAATTGAAAGTGCAGCAATTGGCGAGAAAAGGCCAATGGAGTTGAGAAGGAATCTGATCACATCCTCTTGTGTTAACCAACAAAATTCACGGCCATTGTGTATCGTGGGAGTGACTGAGGTTGATTTTTGGAGTaatttccttcttgagcttCCAGTAATTCTGCTCTTTATAGGGACAACAAGATTCTGAGCCCCTTGAATGATCAGATCAATAGCTTCGACTATGCTGTAAAAAGAGAGACAGGGTTTGAATTAAGGTTAGATCCTCAAATCTTGTCATCAACCAAATAAACATAGTTTTCATTCAGGTGCCGGTGACTCctgtaaagaaaagaaaacaatagCTAATGCCAACATAAAAATGAGAAATCCTTCTCATGTTCGTtgcaaaattgcagaaaaaaaCAAACAGTGACTTTTACctgaaaaacaaaaattgaaggaTCTTTGGGCACATGAATCTCCCTCCGCATAATTACCTTCTACTTATATATTGTTATTCAAAGCTAGACCTTTCTTTAAACGAAGAAGAAAAGTTAAAGAAACTCCTAGGAACAGGATATTAATTAAGTCAAAGGGAAACTATAAGTAAACAGAATTGGAGTTAAGGCCATTAATGAGGTTTAGAAAGGTACAGAAATATATATTTGTTTCTCAACAACAATCGGACTGAGCAGGCAGTACTTCTGATGAAGATTGAAGACAACACTGCAGAAAGTGCCAAATTTCTTGAAGTAtgcaacagaaaaaaaaaaaaaaaaaaaaaaaagaaacaagacaaagaaagagagaggagaTGGAGGGATATGGAGATAGAGATTGATATCCATATCCAATAGGACCAATACCTTGAAGAGGGTTCCACGTGCCTCACCAAGCAAGGAACCTTTGACAGCAATGCAGAAACAGGAGACTGCAGAGCCAAAGAAGGGCAACAAAGGTTCTCTTCTTCACAAAGATAACAAATGATATCAACCATGCAAATTTTTCCAATACAGACACAATCCTCATTCACATTGAAGCTGTTCTTGTTGGAGTGGTGGTCGCAGCTCCATACACTGATCCAGTTCTCATCGGAAGCCTTGAGAGCAGTCAAAGCATCAGCAACAGTGGCCGAAATGGAAAGAGATTTCAGGGGTGGCTTTCCTAAACAGAGGTCAGCTACCTCATGAGCCAACAAACCAGCTGCCATGCAACTCTGAAAATATTGGAGGTTGTTTAAGAAGTTTTGTTCAGGAAATTAAAGAATCTACTTGGAAAAGGAATGGGGTGGAAAGTGGCTGATGCAGGGGAGTGGAtgttttttgtatatttataaGCAGAGATGTTGGTTGGGCTGCCGGCTCAGTGGGAGTTCTCGGGAAGGGGTGCGGGGTGTTGGTTGTGCTATAAAACTGTTGAAAAAAATTAGTGGGGTCAGTAGTTAATAGTCTAGTCGTATAAAGTTTTTCGGTTgcattattattactatttctTTCTTACTAGGAGGTATAAACCGCGCTCCGCGCGGTAGAAATAAAAGCTTATATGCCCAGTTCATGATTAATAGTTGGGAATATGAATATCAAATGAGAAAAATGCCTATTCATTTACAGCTCAAGATTAATAGCTGGAAATAATATATGAACAACATGCCTATATATTTATGACCATATTTATTTTGCATGTATTTGACAACCAGCCCTTctgcccttttttctttttcaatttcctTCTATTTTGGTCTTTACAATAAAGGTGTTGGAGTGATACAAATTTGAGCATGACTGTGAAGTAGCTCGAAGTCGGAGAATACCAAATTTTTGGAGCGATTGGATGAATGATTACTGATTACTTTATGCTTTTTGGACAATAAATTTTACCAGATGTCTTTTGGAAGACCTGTAACATGCAGCCTTTGCTGCTTAGCTAATTTTAAGgtcatttctatttttttcctagcgaaaataattcttttgattATTAGGGTAGCTAGTTGAACCTTttcttaaattgtttaattggtGAAATTGGCTTTATAAAATTGATTagcaaataaagaaagaaaacaaaaacatagTGGGGAAGCTCACGGTCGAAGCAATCCTAGGCCATGTCTGTATCTTTAGACTGCGCATTCTTAAGCATTGTCCGAATAAAAGTTTCAAATTCTATCCATATCCTTGACGTTTTTTTCCTTGGAGATCAATGAATTAGTGCTTATCAACAAACCATTGAATTCACAATTTGGCATACGCAAATTCAAACATGGATCGCACCACTTAATGCAATATTAAGCAAGAACATGTTGGCACcttcttctacccaaaaaaaaaataaaaatttcccgggacgagggaaaaaaattcaaagatatCAGTTGAAAAAAGGAATGAGGTTCACCTTCCATCAGAATGTCTAAAAAAAATGTCACCTTTCAAAAGATCAATATAACATTCTAACTTGCCATGACTTAGCAAACAATCCCGTGATTTAAAGTCCAGAAGGGAAAAGTACCAAGAAAAAAATGATAGCATAGCGGCCACTAACACAATAGCCTAACACAAATTAACTAAGGAACCATGAATATACATAGAAACAGATCTCACAATTACCAGGGATTCACTCACTCTGAGTCTAATACCAATAATAACTGGATTGGACTCAATAGACCCCATAGCATCTACTTTTAGTTCTAGAATAAAAGTGCAAAATTAAAGCTGAAGGTATTTAGAACCAGTGCTTGATTGTGCTATAAAACTGTTGAAAAAAATTAGTGGGGTCTTTGACACTTAGTAGTTAATAGTCTAGTCGTATAAAGTTTTTCGGTTgcattattattactatttctttattaaaaaatgatGAGGATTACTAGTCAACATTGTACAAAAGTAACAATTACCCCAGCCCATCCGTTCGTCCTTTGGAGCCACAGGTAAACTGCGCTGCCGTATTGAGCCCACTGCTGATTAAACCCCCGactgcttttttgtttttttttttttttgggcaatttcTGTTTCTGGTATGGTACAAAAGAGCAACTGGGAATGTACTAACTTTTGTTGATGGAATAAGGGAAAGGGTGCTGTATCGCGGTAAACAAGTAATAAAATGACCTATTTTGTTGATGGAACAAAAGAGCTCTCTGTCCTATTTTTTGTTTCTGGTATGGTACAAAAGAGCAACTGGGCACGAACTAAAATTTGGTTGATGGAATAAGGGAAAGGGTGCTGTATCGCggtaaataagtaataaaatgaCTGAAAAATATTATTCCCTCGTTCCTATTTTGATtgtcttgtttttctttttcatcgaTTTTAAATTATActtcattttttaattaaaaaaatataatcaacttttaatttctttaaaatgttattatttaatatattttatCATCAATGAATATAACCCATCTTATTAAATAATTGCTTTGATTCATTCTTTGAACGGTGCAACTTTCTATCAATACTGTTATTTGTAATTAATGTCAAGGTATAATAATTAGCCATACTACTAATATTAATGTAAGagtattttataaaaataataggTTAGATTTAGTCTTCAgctaactaattttttttttcaaattgagcgaaaaaaatcaaaattatcaAAATGGGACGGAAGAAGTAGTGTTTAGCCCAAGAAAGACCGAGTTTAACCACCAAATGAACCCATTAATTACATGAGTTACTGCTATAATGATAGTTGGTCTTATACTAGTCTTGTTTTCCGTTCAAGTCTCACTGTGTGAATTGCTTAGTTTATGTGTTATTATTTTTCCTATCATTTGTGAGTTAATTTGTAATATTACCTGAATTGATATTGATCCTcgtattattaaaaaaaaaaaaaaaaactttgtccCTAGGTATGATTCCGCTGACAAATAGTAGTATCTACCTACATGATTACATGTACCAAAAGTCCATTTGGATTTTGGTGTTTGGAATGAGTCGAGATCAAATATTAATTGGTTATGATTTAACGTATGATTGTCAAAAAGAGACTACTCGTCTAATTTTAAGTATTTAAATGCATAATCCTTTTTCCACATAGTGATGTAAGATTTGATCCAAAATTTTAAGTGCTAAAATAACTTAATCACCCTCACAGTATTGTAccaaaattttcttcctttcaacAGGTTGTTTATATTCCAAGACATATTCTTAATTATCAACACGAGACCAAGAACAAGATGAATAACTCCAGAACAATTACACTGGCGGACCACTTATTCTGAAATGAAAAGTATTCCATTATTTAAAGGAGCTCTAAGGGATCATActgacccccaaaaaaaaaaaaatttctttagaTTTTGTCACactgattttggaaatgttTAGAGCATATCACAAAAAAGTTGACTAATTTCTATCACAATCAAGGAAATAAACACGAGATGAGAACAAACTTCTTTTTCATCAGATTCATAGCAGGAGAACTTATGGATAAGGGATATTTGTTTAACACGTAAAAGTGTACTTCTTTTGTACATCCACTAGCGttatactccctccctttttttataactgacatttaagaaatttgctcttaaGTACTTTTATCTATCTTGTATTATTCCCATGcagcattaattatttttttacaattttacccttttatctctctctACCAATACAGGGctcttaattactactcctagtaattattacttctctctttgcttttggtctagtaaaacagcaccatttaatactctagtgagagaaaacatgagtgaattggataattaatgagggtacaaaaggaaagtaatgtatagatttaaacaatgaaaaacttttcttaattggtgtgcaaaaccttaaacgtcagttataaaagaAGGGAGGGAGTAATTGATTGAACCCCGTAAATGAATCGgcacaaaattttttccttgccacaaaaaaggaaaaaaatcagcACAAAATTTACATCGATGTAGACTAGAGGTCCAATAACCCCGCCCCCCTCATCTCCTTCGTCCGAAAAAaatgtctctctctctctctctctttgttttctttttctttttcttttttggggtgCTGACGATTATGGGTATGGATGGAACAAGATATTGACCCGTGATGGAGATTTGGAAATAAAACTTAACATTAAAGTAACAGTTCATCACTTTCCACTTTTTTACCTGGAAACTTCTAAACATTCATTGCACTTTTGCCGGTGTGGCCAATTCCTACTACTAGTAAAAGTGATATTATTGATGTCGGAGGAAGTTATAAGGGTCCACTAATTTAGGATAAATGTGTGATTATTTGGTGAGCCTACTAAGGCACTTTAGCTTTGGCATGTTTAGTGATGATTACCAGTGCTATAACGAGAGTAAATTTTCAAACagcaagttctttttttttttttttatttaaaattttcaacaGTTTTCAAACCTCTTCTGAAAAAACTTATTCATTGAATGCAGTATTTACTCAAAGAGGCGGTAATAAAGATTAGTAAAACCGTACAACCAAGAGTCGTCGGATTGCTGAATATTGGAGGACAAGTTATCAGACTTTTCCGTGCGTACGCCACCAAACCAAGCCATAGCCCACAATTGTGTACTTTTGTCCCTTGGCTCCTATTCGCAGGCAAATTCCTACAGGGCCTCGATTGGCAGTTTCATTGCATTTGTCCTTTTTGTAACTTGAAAAgttaataataaataattaagaGGCACATGCATGAAAAAGTGGAAAACCAAGCTAGGAGTAGGTTGGCGTCAAGTAGTAGAAAACGTTTTCAACGCGGTAAGGACTAATTAATGATGAATTTTATGTTGATGACTTTTtgtattataaataaaaattcatgaatttatataaatggaaagaaaaagtttgaattttatcttcattttgcaacatatatatgtatatgtatgtatacatTGTCGCCAAAGACGATCAAACAATCGAAGGTTTGCTGGAAATGTTAACGTTGTATTGTAGGACATGCTGCAAATGCTAACGTATGTGTGCATGTATATGTTGCAATATATATACTACTAGTAACCAACCCATTTTGTCATCTCCTTTCCCTTAAAAGGGTGAAAAGTAAAGTGAAGTCAATAATACATGAAATCCTGGCTGCTATTTCTAATAATAATTCAGAAAAATACTTTCCGGCATTCGAATCCGTCTTGTAGTCATCGAAAAGGATTGAGGAGCAATCATGTCACCGAGTCAACTCTCCGGTCTCCATACTCCACCGAGGGTATCTAAAATGCACATAAATAAAATATAGCTAACCtgcgccccccccccccccccccatatTGTCAATTGAGACGGCCAGTTGAATATTCTTTACTCCTGTtctgaaaaaaattttctttattcaagAGTACAATATCTAGGGTATATGCTTCTGCAAAATCGACCTATCTCTGATCCTCAACTCCGCTATTACAACAACCATCGGAATAATAAAAGTAGAGGATAGGAAGGTGCTATCATAAAACCAAATGAGCTTGTGGAATTTGCTCGGAACAAGCCTTGGGAATTGAAAATTGATACGGCTTATCACGTACAAAAGACAAACCAAGTAGTATAACTATAATCACGAAAATTACGCCAATTGAATAAGCGACTTGTGACCAAACCATATTGATTATTTTAATGTACGTACGTAGCATGTTGCTCCATGCACCCTGTTCTGTTGATGACGGCTGTACTGTAATCCGTGCGAAGGATCACCTAATGTACAACGAACATGCCTTTGTTTTTGTTCAAATTCTCAACCCACTCAACAGGTTGTCAAAAACCGCTCAACCTATTTATCTCCTCGTCCTATACAAGGAGGAGTTGTATTCTACGATATTATAATACTGataaagactttttttttttaaatattgatGATACCTTTATTATCATTATCATCAATCAAGACAAAATTATGCCACTTTGTTTGACTCTAATTTGTATGATGATCAAGAAAAATGCTCTTGATGGATGCTagcctcttcttcttcttcttctttttttttttctaaataataaaagtttCTGAATTTTTCCAATTACCATTAAGAATCTCCAGACACATGATGGCATCAACAAGAAGTTGGCATTGGCTACCAAATGGTCACTATCTCAATCATTAATATATTTGACCAATGATAGTTCGTACTAATAACTTTTTTCCTTTCCCATGTTCTActtaaattccaaaaaaaaaaaaaaaaaaaccattcgTACTTTGTCACAAGTACGATGACAGCACAAAAACATGCAGCTGACTATGATAATCAAcgaatattccaaaaaaaaaacacaaagaaaataaaagtcttaataatttaattataatacgaAAGGCTGATAAAGCAAGTCGCAGAGCCGCACATgaaatattgcagaaggtcttCGACGTGGCCAGCGATAATATCATGGTATGAGCTGTCGAGTTCCGTACTTTTCACAAGCGACAAAAAAGTAGTACATACGAAATGACAGAAAAGTACACGGAGGAGGCGGTGACCATGTGCGGAGATGGGGGCTGCAGCTGGGGCCATTACTATCTACTGATTGCGCTAATGAGAGAAGATGATGAAACGTGCACTGGCTTATCTGCACAAAGGTGTGGAATCGCTCTCATTGGCTTCTCAGCATTTCCTCTTTTCGACAAGGACAGAGGAAGCAAAACCCCGTGAGACCCATTTCGGGATTCAATTCTTCCCGTAATGCAATTATATGGTAGGAATATGGGACCAATCACTCCTAGAGTAGCGATGAGGGATAGCTTTAGAATTCATTCTTTTGATTTGCATTCTTATccagaattttttgaaaatttcaccgATGAATGTTAAGCTATTTGTTTGGTTCGATGACAGTTTAGTCCCTTCCGAGTTACTCATTGACCTCTTTGGATCCATCCCTTCCTCTTAGTATAGAGTATGATATGTGTAAAATAGAATTTGTcgtattcaaaaaaaaatttatatgatAGGAATATGGGCTTGTTGGATTGTAGtttatttatcaaattttatttatcaacatatttttcaattacttttaATCTCACTCACATTATATCAAAAAAGTGctagagaattttttttaaaaaaaatttacgtCAAATAATCTATTATCCAAGTACACTCCATCATGGTTGTTCGATTAAGTATGTTTCTTGAAAAGTTTTTCCAAATTGACGACTTGACTTAGATTTCTGAGTTAATTATATAATTAGAATTCTGGAAGTTTATAAAATATTGGGGTTTATGTGATTTAAATTAAGGAGAAAAAATGATACACCATGAAGATCCTACCATAgcaaatttaacttggaaaGGTCTTAACTTAGAGAAAGTGTGGCTACTCATTTTTGTTTACAAAATTTTGAGTTCTATATTGAAGGATTTTTACTTGGAAATAACAAAAAAACTTTAGACAGG of Coffea arabica cultivar ET-39 chromosome 5c, Coffea Arabica ET-39 HiFi, whole genome shotgun sequence contains these proteins:
- the LOC113743813 gene encoding CBS domain-containing protein CBSX5, whose protein sequence is MAAGLLAHEVADLCLGKPPLKSLSISATVADALTALKASDENWISVWSCDHHSNKNSFNVNEDCVCIGKICMVDIICYLCEEENLCCPSLALQSPVSALLSKVPCLVRHVEPSSSIVEAIDLIIQGAQNLVVPIKSRITGSSRRKLLQKSTSVTPTIHNGREFCWLTQEDVIRFLLNSIGLFSPIAALSIERLGIISSEFMAVTYHSRASSAIGAIAQALSDQTSVAVVDDDGFLIGEISPFTLACCDESVAAAITTLSASDLMAYIDCGGPPEDIVRLVIARLKERDLQGMLDEFMIDSSNISSNSSSSSDEEFSSSTTTLSRLGRLNRSSSYSARMMRRAEAIVCHPGSSLVAVMIQALAHRVNFVWVIEEDGSVVGIVTFSDILGVFREHLDSMV